From a region of the Alnus glutinosa chromosome 1, dhAlnGlut1.1, whole genome shotgun sequence genome:
- the LOC133872297 gene encoding uncharacterized protein LOC133872297 isoform X2 has translation MTLLSEEMTCVAIHSWTFSELVGAFLDLGIAYLLLCASTLAYFASKFLGLFGLCLPSPCKRLFGSSGGSHCLQRALVDCPRGKTSSVHLSVKSTFPFDLIWADEPNCQFNLGWVDEKNGKNRHVETEGEASSSSYMEKAQGFVGTSLVESYEAGSEFGMANSPTVKQGWFDLKGKRAAGQRKRLGLRQRHKRRAVDYGKSSTVSSYDPLCLDVRDGCLTPSSVCRIGTEITEEGSSVPVNSGDGWEAPADISWKERVSCGPKLNESVDEDKFVEEALHVEESGYNTQRELGFDSNKTHTVRVLEQALEEEHAARAALYLELEKERCAAASAADEAMAMILRLQEEKALIEMEAKQYQRMIEEKSAYDAEEMNILKEILLRREREKHFLENEVEAYRQIMFGNDQLDADMEDTQELGFSSLFYSSEGPMLTLQQISKSLCEKERLENTSSSRDFEVPSLDLQNRILAFGKELPYPELDEDANFSKKGDIRRHPSLDKQPNSLSCDEFREKGMVSMDENPVTQQRELHTIEACSQLTPSSTPQGFNLLVGSIKPVGGGQEQSDNMSLSQRLATKMIESCDEDKIDIAHNLDHVEMCGDTNQEDKVTHRSFGDTELYVHDVHVIDDESRISREESVKKSEQLSRNASLNLCRKGDNPSPSTAETELDFNRSRPDINSGLPPKVPSRSKASVSDMRQKSMSAIDLRRNSMSPIDNERLKIDNEVEWLQERLRIVQEEREKLNFSLGNNEREKVQLQLLQDIASQLQEIRQLTEPGKAVRQASLPPPSSKRLGSILSCSSFGRLQHQVSLEFQLISQLVTISVDWCILTY, from the exons ATGACACTGCTTTCGGAGGAAATGACGTGCGTAGCAATCCATTCATGGACATTTAGCGAGCTAGTGGGTGCATTTCTTGATCTTGGGATAGCGTATCTATTGCTTTGTGCATCAACTCTTGCTTATTTCGCCTCGAAGTTTCTGGGTTTGTTTGGATTGTGTCTGCCGAGTCCTTGCAAGCGACTTTTTGGGAGCTCCGGAGGTAGTCACTGCTTGCAAAGAGCGTTAGTGGATTGCCCGCGGGGGAAAACCTCTTCGGTTCATTTGTCGGTGAAGAGCACGTTCCCTTTCGATTTGATATGGGCTGATGAACCAAATTGCCAATTTAATCTGGGGTGGGTGGATGAGAAAAATGGTAAGAACAGGCATGTTGAGACGGAAGGTGAAGCGTCGAGTAGCTCGTATATGGAGAAGGCACAGGGTTTTGTTGGGACAAGTTTGGTGGAAAGCTACGAAGCTGGTTCTGAGTTCGGTATGGCGAACTCGCCAACCGTGAAACAAGGATGGTTTGATCTTAAGGGTAAGAGGGCTGCAGGACAGAGGAAGAGGCTTGGTCTTCGGCAGCGTCACAAACGGAGGGCTGTTGATTATGGGAAGTCTTCTACAGTTTCATCATATGATCCTTTATGCTTGGATGTAAGAGATGGTTGTTTGACTCCTTCCAGTGTTTGTAGGATAGGGACTGAGATTACTGAAGAAGGCAGCTCGGTTCCTGTTAATTCTGGAG ATGGCTGGGAAGCACCTGCGGACATTTCTTGGAAGGAGAGAGTTTCATGTGGCCCCAAATTGAATGAATCTGTTGATGAAGATAAATTTGTGGAGGAGGCACTACATGTTGAAGAGTCCGGCTACAACACGCAAAGGGAGCTAGGCTTTGATAGTAATAAGACACATACAGTCAGAGTCTTGGAACAAGCACTTGAAGAAGAGCACGCTGCTCGTGCTGCTCTGTACCTTGAACTTGAGAAAGAGAGATGTGCTGCTGCTAGTGCTGCAGATGAGGCCATGGCTATGATATTGCGACTACAAGAGGAGAAGGCATTGATTGAAATGGAAGCTAAGCAATACCAGAGGATGATAGAAGAAAAATCTGCATATGATGCCGAGGAAATGAACATTCTCAAAGAGATCTTACTGAGGAGAGAAAGGGAAAAGCACTTTTTAGAGAATGAAGTTGAAGCTTACAGGCAAATAATGTTTGGAAATGATCAATTAGATGCTGATATGGAAGACACACAGGAACTGggattttcttctttgttttattcAAGTGAAGGTCCGATGCTAACGCTGCAGCAGATTAGCAAATCCTTGTGCGAGAAGGAAAGGTTGGAAAACACAAGTAGTTCTAGAGACTTTGAGGTCCCATCTCTCGATTTGCAGAACCGTATTCTTGCTTTTGGGAAAGAACTGCCATATCCAGAATTGGATGAAGATGCCAATTTTTCTAAGAAAGGAGACATTCGTAGGCATCCAAGCCTTGACAAGCAGCCTAATTCTTTAAGTTGTGATGAGTTTCGAGAGAAGGGAATGGTATCCATGGATGAGAATCCAGTTACTCAACAGAGAGAATTGCATACAATAGAGGCATGCTCACAATTAACTCCGTCAAGTACTCCGCAAGGATTTAATTTGCTTGTGGGAAGCATTAAACCAGTTGGGGGAGGACAGGAGCAAAGTGATAATATGAGTCTATCCCAAAGGTTGGCAACAAAGATGATTGAATCTTGTGATGAAGATAAGATTGATATTGCACATAATCTCGATCATGTGGAGATGTGTGGAGATACAAATCAGGAAGACAAAGTTACACATAGGTCATTTGGTGATACAGAGCTTTATGTTCATGATGTCCATGTCATTGATGACGAGTCTCGTATCTCTAGGGAAGAGAGTGTAAAGAAGAGTGAACAACTTTCAAGGAATGCTTCCTTAAACCTTTGTAGAAAAGGTGATAATCCAAGCCCAAGCACGGCAGAGACTGAGCTAGACTTCAACAGAAGCAGGCCAGATATAAATAGTGGACTGCCTCCAAAGGTTCCGTCACGCAGCAAAGCTTCGGTTTCTGATATGCGGCAAAAGTCGATGTCTGCAATTGATTTACGTAGAAATTCAATGTCTCCAATTGATAATGAAAGGTTAAAAATTGATAACGAAGTTGAGTGGCTCCAAGAAAGACTAAGGATTGtgcaagaagaaagagagaagctCAACTTCTCTTTGGGGAATAATGAAAGGGAAAAAGTTCAGTTGCAACTTCTACAGGATATAGCAAGTCAGCTTCAAGAGATTCGACAGTTAACAGAGCCTGGAAAAGCGGTACGTCAGGCCTCTCTGCCTCCTCCATCCTCTAAG CGTCTAGGGTCAATACTCAGCTGTAGCTCATTCGGGAGATTGCAGCATCAAGTCTCCTTAGAGTTTCAGCTTATTAGCCAGCTGGTGACGATCTCAGTTGACTGGTGTATTTTGACATATTAA
- the LOC133872334 gene encoding receptor like protein kinase S.2: MPSNPSSTMQLNHLCLILPTDFDEIKQPADHELPAKEVKKRPYRDCSSHILASLRGLLCRVYDSKWLTFCHHERQRKQRSAAGVFHDTEGIQLSDKVGGDNPRIFGFAELYIGSNGFSEDEVLGSGGFGKVYRAVLPSDGTLVAVKCLAERGERFEKTFVAELVAVANLRHRNLVRLRGWCVHEDQLFLVYDYMPNRSLDRILFRRPENMGSAPPLSWERRRNIVGGLAAALFYLHEQLETQIIHRDVKTSNVMLDSHYNARLGDFGLARWLEHELEFQTSRASFQNHQFRLAETTRIGGTIGYLPPESFQKRSVATAKSDVFSFGIVALEVVSGRRAVDLTYPDDQIILLDWIRRLSDEGKLLQAGDNRLPDGSYRLSDMERLIQLGLLCTLHSPESRPNMKWVVEALSGSISGTLPALPSFRSHPLYISLSSATNTSTSNATTDSSSTTATSAASNYVTATGETIYATAECGNSNSNLNSSDSIRRAATFHLVETPREISYKEIISATNNFSESQRAAELDFGTAYHGVLDNRHHILVKRLGMKTCPALRARFSNELQNLGRLRHRNLVQLRGWCTEQGEMLVVYDYSTNRLLSNQLFHRVNRTHHSVLLWRHRYNIIRSLASAIHYLHEEWDEQVIHRNITSSAVILDSDMNPRLGSFALAEFLTRNEHGHHVVTNTSKSVRGIFGYMSPEYMESGEATPAADIYSFGVVVLEVVSGEMAVDFRWPQAILVNRVREFLAWRRPLEELADTRLNGEYNHKELMRLVKLGIACTGSNPLLRPSMRQIASILDGNDECFVDEGRTESREEWKERNASSLSLIKRIQALGIQ; the protein is encoded by the coding sequence ATGCCATCCAACCCATCTTCTACCATGCAGCTCAACCACCTCTGCCTCATTTTACCCACCGACTTCGACGAAATCAAGCAGCCGGCGGATCACGAATTACCCGCGAAGGAGGTCAAGAAACGCCCATATCGTGACTGCAGCAGTCACATTCTTGCTTCCCTCCGTGGCTTGCTATGCAGGGTTTATGACTCCAAGTGGTTAACTTTCTGTCACCATGAGAGGCAGAGGAAGCAACGGTCTGCTGCTGGAGTGTTTCACGACACCGAGGGGATACAGCTTTCCGACAAGGTTGGCGGAGATAATCCGAGGATCTTTGGCTTTGCCGAGCTGTATATTGGGTCTAATGGGTTTAGCGAGGATGAAGTGCTCGGCAGTGGAGGCTTTGGCAAAGTGTATAGAGCGGTTCTGCCGAGTGATGGAACTTTGGTTGCTGTGAAGTGCTTGGCAGAGAGAGGGGAGCGGTTTGAGAAGACTTTTGTGGCGGAGTTGGTGGCGGTGGCTAACCTCCGCCACCGGAACCTTGTCCGGTTGAGAGGTTGGTGCGTTCACGAAGACCAGCTGTTTTTGGTTTATGACTACATGCCCAACCGGAGCCTTGACCGCATACTTTTCAGAAGACCGGAGAACATGGGGTCGGCGCCTCCTCTGAGTTGGGAGCGTCGGAGGAATATTGTCGGAGGTCTGGCAGCTGCTCTTTTCTATCTTCACGAACAGTTGGAAACTCAGATCATTCACCGGGACGTGAAGACAAGCAACGTGATGCTTGACTCCCATTATAACGCCCGGCTCGGTGATTTTGGCTTGGCAAGGTGGTTAGAACATGAACTGGAGTTCCAAACCAGCAGAGCGTCATTCCAAAATCACCAGTTTCGATTGGCGGAGACAACCAGAATTGGTGGCACAATTGGATACTTGCCCCCCGAGAGCTTCCAAAAACGAAGTGTGGCCACCGCAAAATCTGACGTTTTCAGCTTCGGGATTGTTGCTTTGGAGGTGGTGTCGGGTCGGCGGGCAGTCGATCTCACATACCCGGATGATCAGATAATTTTGCTGGACTGGATCCGGAGGCTATCTGATGAAGGAAAGCTTCTTCAAGCAGGGGATAATCGGTTACCGGATGGGTCTTACAGGCTTTCGGATATGGAGCGGCTGATTCAGCTTGGCCTTCTGTGTACACTCCACAGCCCGGAATCACGGCCAAACATGAAATGGGTTGTAGAAGCACTTTCAGGCAGCATTTCCGGCACACTGCCAGCTCTCCCATCATTCCGGTCCCACCCCCTATACATCTCTTTATCCTCCGCAACAAACACGAGCACAAGCAACGCCACGACAGACAGCAGTAGCACAACTGCCACATCAGCCGCGTCGAACTATGTGACAGCCACCGGAGAAACCATATATGCGACTGCTGAATGTGGAAACTCAAACAGCAATCTCAATTCTTCCGACAGCATTCGCCGAGCAGCAACCTTTCACTTGGTGGAAACCCCACGAGAAATATCCTACAAGGAAATCATTTCTGCTACAAACAATTTCTCAGAGTCTCAAAGGGCAGCAGAGCTGGACTTCGGAACCGCCTACCACGGCGTCCTTGACAACCGTCACCATATCCTGGTGAAGCGGCTTGGGATGAAGACATGCCCTGCTCTGCGAGCAAGATTCTCAAATGAACTCCAGAATCTGGGAAGGCTCCGCCACCGGAATTTGGTACAGCTCCGTGGATGGTGCACCGAGCAAGGGGAGATGCTTGTTGTCTACGATTACTCAACAAATCGCCTTCTAAGTAACCAGCTTTTCCATCGTGTTAATAGAACCCACCATTCTGTCTTGCTATGGCGTCACAGATACAACATAATCAGATCGCTTGCGTCAGCCATTCATTATCTTCACGAGGAATGGGATGAACAAGTTATCCACAGAAACATCACCTCTTCTGCGGTTATTCTTGATTCAGACATGAACCCGAGGCTCGGTAGTTTTGCCCTGGCCGAATTTCTGACCCGAAATGAACATGGGCATCATGTTGTCACTAACACAAGCAAATCAGTTCGTGGGATATTTGGTTATATGTCGCCGGAGTACATGGAATCCGGTGAAGCAACCCCCGCGGCTGACATATATAGCTTTGGTGTTGTGGTGCTTGAGGTGGTTAGTGGAGAGATGGCGGTTGACTTCCGCTGGCCACAGGCTATATTGGTGAACAGGGTCCGTGAATTTCTGGCATGGAGAAGACCGTTGGAAGAACTGGCTGATACAAGGTTGAATGGGGAGTACAATCACAAAGAACTGATGAGACTCGTGAAACTAGGAATTGCATGCACAGGCTCCAACCCACTGTTAAGGCCAAGCATGAGGCAAATTGCAAGTATTCTTGATGGGAATGATGAATGCTTTGTGGATGAAGGCCGAACGGAGAGCAGAGAAgaatggaaagaaagaaatgcatCTTCTTTGTCATTGATTAAGAGGATTCAAGCTCTAGGAATACAATGA
- the LOC133872297 gene encoding uncharacterized protein LOC133872297 isoform X3 has protein sequence MTLLSEEMTCVAIHSWTFSELVGAFLDLGIAYLLLCASTLAYFASKFLGLFGLCLPSPCKRLFGSSGGSHCLQRALVDCPRGKTSSVHLSVKSTFPFDLIWADEPNCQFNLGWVDEKNGKNRHVETEGEASSSSYMEKAQGFVGTSLVESYEAGSEFGMANSPTVKQGWFDLKGKRAAGQRKRLGLRQRHKRRAVDYGKSSTVSSYDPLCLDVRDGCLTPSSVCRIGTEITEEGSSVPVNSGGDGLFYGWEAPADISWKERVSCGPKLNESVDEDKFVEEALHVEESGYNTQRELGFDSNKTHTVRVLEQALEEEHAARAALYLELEKERCAAASAADEAMAMILRLQEEKALIEMEAKQYQRMIEEKSAYDAEEMNILKEILLRREREKHFLENEVEAYRQIMFGNDQLDADMEDTQELGFSSLFYSSEGPMLTLQQISKSLCEKERLENTSSSRDFEVPSLDLQNRILAFGKELPYPELDEDANFSKKGDIRRHPSLDKQPNSLSCDEFREKGMVSMDENPVTQQRELHTIEACSQLTPSSTPQGFNLLVGSIKPVGGGQEQSDNMSLSQRLATKMIESCDEDKIDIAHNLDHVEMCGDTNQEDKVTHRSFGDTELYVHDVHVIDDESRISREESVKKSEQLSRNASLNLCRKGDNPSPSTAETELDFNRSRPDINSGLPPKVPSRSKASVSDMRQKSMSAIDLRRNSMSPIDNERLKIDNEVEWLQERLRIVQEEREKLNFSLGNNEREKVQLQLLQDIASQLQEIRQLTEPGKAVRQASLPPPSSKVMSKKRCWRSASLGVR, from the exons ATGACACTGCTTTCGGAGGAAATGACGTGCGTAGCAATCCATTCATGGACATTTAGCGAGCTAGTGGGTGCATTTCTTGATCTTGGGATAGCGTATCTATTGCTTTGTGCATCAACTCTTGCTTATTTCGCCTCGAAGTTTCTGGGTTTGTTTGGATTGTGTCTGCCGAGTCCTTGCAAGCGACTTTTTGGGAGCTCCGGAGGTAGTCACTGCTTGCAAAGAGCGTTAGTGGATTGCCCGCGGGGGAAAACCTCTTCGGTTCATTTGTCGGTGAAGAGCACGTTCCCTTTCGATTTGATATGGGCTGATGAACCAAATTGCCAATTTAATCTGGGGTGGGTGGATGAGAAAAATGGTAAGAACAGGCATGTTGAGACGGAAGGTGAAGCGTCGAGTAGCTCGTATATGGAGAAGGCACAGGGTTTTGTTGGGACAAGTTTGGTGGAAAGCTACGAAGCTGGTTCTGAGTTCGGTATGGCGAACTCGCCAACCGTGAAACAAGGATGGTTTGATCTTAAGGGTAAGAGGGCTGCAGGACAGAGGAAGAGGCTTGGTCTTCGGCAGCGTCACAAACGGAGGGCTGTTGATTATGGGAAGTCTTCTACAGTTTCATCATATGATCCTTTATGCTTGGATGTAAGAGATGGTTGTTTGACTCCTTCCAGTGTTTGTAGGATAGGGACTGAGATTACTGAAGAAGGCAGCTCGGTTCCTGTTAATTCTGGAGGTGATGGCCTTTTCT ATGGCTGGGAAGCACCTGCGGACATTTCTTGGAAGGAGAGAGTTTCATGTGGCCCCAAATTGAATGAATCTGTTGATGAAGATAAATTTGTGGAGGAGGCACTACATGTTGAAGAGTCCGGCTACAACACGCAAAGGGAGCTAGGCTTTGATAGTAATAAGACACATACAGTCAGAGTCTTGGAACAAGCACTTGAAGAAGAGCACGCTGCTCGTGCTGCTCTGTACCTTGAACTTGAGAAAGAGAGATGTGCTGCTGCTAGTGCTGCAGATGAGGCCATGGCTATGATATTGCGACTACAAGAGGAGAAGGCATTGATTGAAATGGAAGCTAAGCAATACCAGAGGATGATAGAAGAAAAATCTGCATATGATGCCGAGGAAATGAACATTCTCAAAGAGATCTTACTGAGGAGAGAAAGGGAAAAGCACTTTTTAGAGAATGAAGTTGAAGCTTACAGGCAAATAATGTTTGGAAATGATCAATTAGATGCTGATATGGAAGACACACAGGAACTGggattttcttctttgttttattcAAGTGAAGGTCCGATGCTAACGCTGCAGCAGATTAGCAAATCCTTGTGCGAGAAGGAAAGGTTGGAAAACACAAGTAGTTCTAGAGACTTTGAGGTCCCATCTCTCGATTTGCAGAACCGTATTCTTGCTTTTGGGAAAGAACTGCCATATCCAGAATTGGATGAAGATGCCAATTTTTCTAAGAAAGGAGACATTCGTAGGCATCCAAGCCTTGACAAGCAGCCTAATTCTTTAAGTTGTGATGAGTTTCGAGAGAAGGGAATGGTATCCATGGATGAGAATCCAGTTACTCAACAGAGAGAATTGCATACAATAGAGGCATGCTCACAATTAACTCCGTCAAGTACTCCGCAAGGATTTAATTTGCTTGTGGGAAGCATTAAACCAGTTGGGGGAGGACAGGAGCAAAGTGATAATATGAGTCTATCCCAAAGGTTGGCAACAAAGATGATTGAATCTTGTGATGAAGATAAGATTGATATTGCACATAATCTCGATCATGTGGAGATGTGTGGAGATACAAATCAGGAAGACAAAGTTACACATAGGTCATTTGGTGATACAGAGCTTTATGTTCATGATGTCCATGTCATTGATGACGAGTCTCGTATCTCTAGGGAAGAGAGTGTAAAGAAGAGTGAACAACTTTCAAGGAATGCTTCCTTAAACCTTTGTAGAAAAGGTGATAATCCAAGCCCAAGCACGGCAGAGACTGAGCTAGACTTCAACAGAAGCAGGCCAGATATAAATAGTGGACTGCCTCCAAAGGTTCCGTCACGCAGCAAAGCTTCGGTTTCTGATATGCGGCAAAAGTCGATGTCTGCAATTGATTTACGTAGAAATTCAATGTCTCCAATTGATAATGAAAGGTTAAAAATTGATAACGAAGTTGAGTGGCTCCAAGAAAGACTAAGGATTGtgcaagaagaaagagagaagctCAACTTCTCTTTGGGGAATAATGAAAGGGAAAAAGTTCAGTTGCAACTTCTACAGGATATAGCAAGTCAGCTTCAAGAGATTCGACAGTTAACAGAGCCTGGAAAAGCGGTACGTCAGGCCTCTCTGCCTCCTCCATCCTCTAAG GTTATGTCAAAGAAAAGATGCTGGCGCAGTGCATCATTAGGAGTACGTTGA
- the LOC133872344 gene encoding probable calcium-binding protein CML22: protein MKVSPGTSHGCPSLKSLSIKVGSMLCPCGSPNKYKRLDAKLERKMAEAKRVSSGHHNFKSLDSIIMKFPQFKEGLKKIRAVFEQYDEDSNGTIDREELKKCLQKLQLHLTEEEVEDLFHSCDIDGSEGIQFNEFIVLLCLIYLLKEPSSSHTTSRLGSPQLEATFDTIIEVFFFLDKNGDGRLNKKDVVKALNEASPWEKSPSHITRTRFKEMDWDRNGKVSFREFLFAFINWVGIETDEEIPGTET from the exons ATGAAGGTTTCTCCGg GCACATCTCACGGTTGCCCTTCTCTGAAGTCTTTGTCCATCAAAGTGGGAAGCATGCTTTGCCCTTGTGGTTCACCAAACAAGTATAAGAGGTTGGATGCTAAGCTTGAAAGGAAAATGGCTGAGGCCAAGAGAGTTTCATCGGGACATCACAATTTCAAGTCACTTGACAGCATAATTATGAAGTTCCCTCAGTTCAAGGAGGGATTGAAAAAGATAAGAGCTGTGTTTGAACAATATG ATGAGGACTCTAATGGAACCATTGACCGAGAGGAACTAAAGAAATGCTTACAAAAACTGCAACTCCATCTGACAGAGGAGGAGGTTGAGGATCTTTTCCATTCATGTGACATTGATGGCAGTGAAGGGATACAATTCAACGAGTTCATTGTTCTTCTTTGTCTCATCTATCTCCTGAAGGAGCCTTCTTCCTCTCATACT ACATCAAGGTTAGGCTCGCCACAGCTTGAAGCGACTTTTGACACCATAATTGAAGTATTCTTTTTTCTGGATAAAAATGGAGATGGAAGGCTGAATAAGAAAGACGTGGTCAAGGCATTGAATGAGGCTTCTCCTTGGGAGAAATCCCCTTCTCACATCACCAGGACCCGATTCA AAGAAATGGACTGGGACAGGAATGGGAAGGTCAGTTTCAGGGAGTTCCTCTTTGCTTTCATCAACTGGGTTGGGATCGAGACAGATGAAGAAATACCTGGGACAGAAACTTAA
- the LOC133872297 gene encoding uncharacterized protein LOC133872297 isoform X1, producing MTLLSEEMTCVAIHSWTFSELVGAFLDLGIAYLLLCASTLAYFASKFLGLFGLCLPSPCKRLFGSSGGSHCLQRALVDCPRGKTSSVHLSVKSTFPFDLIWADEPNCQFNLGWVDEKNGKNRHVETEGEASSSSYMEKAQGFVGTSLVESYEAGSEFGMANSPTVKQGWFDLKGKRAAGQRKRLGLRQRHKRRAVDYGKSSTVSSYDPLCLDVRDGCLTPSSVCRIGTEITEEGSSVPVNSGGDGLFYGWEAPADISWKERVSCGPKLNESVDEDKFVEEALHVEESGYNTQRELGFDSNKTHTVRVLEQALEEEHAARAALYLELEKERCAAASAADEAMAMILRLQEEKALIEMEAKQYQRMIEEKSAYDAEEMNILKEILLRREREKHFLENEVEAYRQIMFGNDQLDADMEDTQELGFSSLFYSSEGPMLTLQQISKSLCEKERLENTSSSRDFEVPSLDLQNRILAFGKELPYPELDEDANFSKKGDIRRHPSLDKQPNSLSCDEFREKGMVSMDENPVTQQRELHTIEACSQLTPSSTPQGFNLLVGSIKPVGGGQEQSDNMSLSQRLATKMIESCDEDKIDIAHNLDHVEMCGDTNQEDKVTHRSFGDTELYVHDVHVIDDESRISREESVKKSEQLSRNASLNLCRKGDNPSPSTAETELDFNRSRPDINSGLPPKVPSRSKASVSDMRQKSMSAIDLRRNSMSPIDNERLKIDNEVEWLQERLRIVQEEREKLNFSLGNNEREKVQLQLLQDIASQLQEIRQLTEPGKAVRQASLPPPSSKRLGSILSCSSFGRLQHQVSLEFQLISQLVTISVDWCILTY from the exons ATGACACTGCTTTCGGAGGAAATGACGTGCGTAGCAATCCATTCATGGACATTTAGCGAGCTAGTGGGTGCATTTCTTGATCTTGGGATAGCGTATCTATTGCTTTGTGCATCAACTCTTGCTTATTTCGCCTCGAAGTTTCTGGGTTTGTTTGGATTGTGTCTGCCGAGTCCTTGCAAGCGACTTTTTGGGAGCTCCGGAGGTAGTCACTGCTTGCAAAGAGCGTTAGTGGATTGCCCGCGGGGGAAAACCTCTTCGGTTCATTTGTCGGTGAAGAGCACGTTCCCTTTCGATTTGATATGGGCTGATGAACCAAATTGCCAATTTAATCTGGGGTGGGTGGATGAGAAAAATGGTAAGAACAGGCATGTTGAGACGGAAGGTGAAGCGTCGAGTAGCTCGTATATGGAGAAGGCACAGGGTTTTGTTGGGACAAGTTTGGTGGAAAGCTACGAAGCTGGTTCTGAGTTCGGTATGGCGAACTCGCCAACCGTGAAACAAGGATGGTTTGATCTTAAGGGTAAGAGGGCTGCAGGACAGAGGAAGAGGCTTGGTCTTCGGCAGCGTCACAAACGGAGGGCTGTTGATTATGGGAAGTCTTCTACAGTTTCATCATATGATCCTTTATGCTTGGATGTAAGAGATGGTTGTTTGACTCCTTCCAGTGTTTGTAGGATAGGGACTGAGATTACTGAAGAAGGCAGCTCGGTTCCTGTTAATTCTGGAGGTGATGGCCTTTTCT ATGGCTGGGAAGCACCTGCGGACATTTCTTGGAAGGAGAGAGTTTCATGTGGCCCCAAATTGAATGAATCTGTTGATGAAGATAAATTTGTGGAGGAGGCACTACATGTTGAAGAGTCCGGCTACAACACGCAAAGGGAGCTAGGCTTTGATAGTAATAAGACACATACAGTCAGAGTCTTGGAACAAGCACTTGAAGAAGAGCACGCTGCTCGTGCTGCTCTGTACCTTGAACTTGAGAAAGAGAGATGTGCTGCTGCTAGTGCTGCAGATGAGGCCATGGCTATGATATTGCGACTACAAGAGGAGAAGGCATTGATTGAAATGGAAGCTAAGCAATACCAGAGGATGATAGAAGAAAAATCTGCATATGATGCCGAGGAAATGAACATTCTCAAAGAGATCTTACTGAGGAGAGAAAGGGAAAAGCACTTTTTAGAGAATGAAGTTGAAGCTTACAGGCAAATAATGTTTGGAAATGATCAATTAGATGCTGATATGGAAGACACACAGGAACTGggattttcttctttgttttattcAAGTGAAGGTCCGATGCTAACGCTGCAGCAGATTAGCAAATCCTTGTGCGAGAAGGAAAGGTTGGAAAACACAAGTAGTTCTAGAGACTTTGAGGTCCCATCTCTCGATTTGCAGAACCGTATTCTTGCTTTTGGGAAAGAACTGCCATATCCAGAATTGGATGAAGATGCCAATTTTTCTAAGAAAGGAGACATTCGTAGGCATCCAAGCCTTGACAAGCAGCCTAATTCTTTAAGTTGTGATGAGTTTCGAGAGAAGGGAATGGTATCCATGGATGAGAATCCAGTTACTCAACAGAGAGAATTGCATACAATAGAGGCATGCTCACAATTAACTCCGTCAAGTACTCCGCAAGGATTTAATTTGCTTGTGGGAAGCATTAAACCAGTTGGGGGAGGACAGGAGCAAAGTGATAATATGAGTCTATCCCAAAGGTTGGCAACAAAGATGATTGAATCTTGTGATGAAGATAAGATTGATATTGCACATAATCTCGATCATGTGGAGATGTGTGGAGATACAAATCAGGAAGACAAAGTTACACATAGGTCATTTGGTGATACAGAGCTTTATGTTCATGATGTCCATGTCATTGATGACGAGTCTCGTATCTCTAGGGAAGAGAGTGTAAAGAAGAGTGAACAACTTTCAAGGAATGCTTCCTTAAACCTTTGTAGAAAAGGTGATAATCCAAGCCCAAGCACGGCAGAGACTGAGCTAGACTTCAACAGAAGCAGGCCAGATATAAATAGTGGACTGCCTCCAAAGGTTCCGTCACGCAGCAAAGCTTCGGTTTCTGATATGCGGCAAAAGTCGATGTCTGCAATTGATTTACGTAGAAATTCAATGTCTCCAATTGATAATGAAAGGTTAAAAATTGATAACGAAGTTGAGTGGCTCCAAGAAAGACTAAGGATTGtgcaagaagaaagagagaagctCAACTTCTCTTTGGGGAATAATGAAAGGGAAAAAGTTCAGTTGCAACTTCTACAGGATATAGCAAGTCAGCTTCAAGAGATTCGACAGTTAACAGAGCCTGGAAAAGCGGTACGTCAGGCCTCTCTGCCTCCTCCATCCTCTAAG CGTCTAGGGTCAATACTCAGCTGTAGCTCATTCGGGAGATTGCAGCATCAAGTCTCCTTAGAGTTTCAGCTTATTAGCCAGCTGGTGACGATCTCAGTTGACTGGTGTATTTTGACATATTAA